A stretch of DNA from Campylobacter concisus ATCC 51562:
TGCTCCACTATCGCACTTCTTTTGCCACTGTGAATAGTAAAATTTGCAGTGCAAACATCTTCAATGATTTCACTAGTTACTTTTATGCCAAGTTCGGCACAAATTTTATTAAAAATTTTCTCATTCTCTTCATGCTCTACAGCTAGTTCAGATTTAGCTGATTTTAGAAATTCTTCAAAAAGCACTCCTCCACGAAGCGTCATTTTCATATTATAAACTACGCTTGGATCAAGCTGGCAAGTCATAATTTCCATGTGTGTGTTAAACCACTGAGCAACCTTTAGGGCACCATAAATTCTTGGCTCGATATCGTCTCCAGCTCCTATTGGAAAAAGCAACTTTTTGTATTTCATCATCTGTCCTTTAAAATTTATTCAACTAAAGAGAGCGAAATTTTATTTCCTTTTTGCTCGCTCACACACACTTTGACCTGATCACCTACATTTAATGGAGTTTTTATCTTTGAGATATGAAGCAAGCCATCAATGCCATCTTTTAGCTCGATAAACACACCAAAATCAACTACGCTCTTTACCGTTCCCAAAAACTCATCACCGATATTAAAATTTGGTTTTGAACGCTCTTTGTCGTGTTTAAACGGCTTTTTGCCAAATGAGCGTCCATTATCTTTTGAAGTGATAGAGATGATGTAGTCTTTTGCAGCATCGACATTTTTCTTTGCACCACCTGCGATTTTAACTTCACCTTTTTCTCTATCAAGATCGATTGAAACTTCAAATTTCTCAATGATCTCTTTTATAGTCTTGCCAGCTTGCCCGATGATATCTACGATCTTGCTTGGATCAACACTAAATAGTTCAAGTTTTGGAAGCACATCTTCATTTATTTCTATATTTTTATCCGCTTCTGTCATCAAAGATAAGATATGCTCTCTACCACGTTTTGCTTGATAAAGTGCCTCTTTTAGCACTTCTAAGCTAATGCCACCAAGCTTAATATCCATCTGAAGCGCTGTGATGCCATCACTTGTGCCTGCTACTTTAAAGTCCATATCGCCATCGTGATCTTCAAGTCCCATGATATCTGTTAGCACTGCATGCTTATCGCCTTCAAATATTAATCCCATAGCGACACCTGCGACAAGTTTTAAAGTATTTACGCCAGCTGCTCTAAGTGCAAGCGAGCCACCACAAACGCTAGCCATCGAGCTTGAGCCGTTGCTCTCTAAAATTTCTGAAACAACTCTTATTGTGTATGGTGAAGCTAGATCGATACTTGGTGCAAGGGCACGTTTGGCTAAATTTCCATGTCCAAGCTCACGTCTACCAGGAGCTTTTAGTGGGCTTGCCTCACCTACGCTAAAGCCTGGGAAGTTGTAGTTAAACATAAATTTCTCTACAAAAGGTACTTTTTCAGTGAGGATGTCATACATTTGAGCGTCGCTGTCAGTGCCAAGAGTAGTGACAACTAGGGCTTGTGTCTGTCCTCTTGTAAAGAGACATGAGCCATGTGCATTTGGAAGCACATTTGTTTCGATACTAATAGGCCTAACCTCTTCAAGACCACGTCCATCGGCCCTTACGCCCTCGTTTATGATCTGCTCTCTAACGATTTTCTTTTTATATTTGCCAAGGACATTTGTGATGACAGCCTCATCCCAGCCCTCTTTTTGAGCGACCTCATCACTTGAAATTTGTTTTGCGATCTTGCTAAGTTCGCTCGCGCGCTCGCTTTTTGCCATTTGGTTGATAGCATTTTTGACTTCAGCTTTATAAAATTTATCGATATAAATAGCGATATTTTCATTTTCTATCTCAGGTTTTAGCTCAAGCGCAGCGTCCTCTTTCTTATGCTCTTTGAAAGCTTCTTCGTAAGCACTGCTAGCTCTTAGTATCGCCTTACCAGCAAAATCAATCGCCTCAACCATCATATCTTCGCTAAATTCATTCATCAGCTGTTTTTGAGCCATGCTATCACTTAAGCTCGGATCTATCATCGGCTCAATCGCAACCATAGGGATGAGCTGCGTAGTTTGCTGAGGTAAGCTTCTCATCTCAATCATCAAAAGCTCATCTTTTGTTCCAGCTACATAAAGATCGATCGCACTTTGTTTTAGTTCAGAGTTGCTTGGGTTGATCACAAATTTTTCATCTATATAGCCAACTCTCACGCCACAAACTGGGCGATTTACTGGGATGTCGCTAAGATACAACGCAACTGAAGCCGCATTTAGACTTACAACTTGCAAATCAACCTCAGGATCAGCTGAAAGCACCATTACAACTATTTGAGTTGGATATGCGTAACCTTTTGGAAAGAGCGGTCTAAGAGATCTATCGATGATGCGAGCTGTTAGCGTTTCAAAGTCGCCTGGCTTTGTCTCGCGCTTAACGTAACCGCCAGGAATTTTACCAGCGGCGTAGGCTTTTTCTATATACTGCACCGTTAGAGGTAAAAAATCCTCCTCAACTTGCGTGTCTTCTCTTGCAACAGTTGCTAAAACTACGGTATTTTTTACCCTTAAAAGTACCGCTCCGCTAGCTTGTTTTGCTACTTTATTAAGGTCAAAAATTTCAACCTGATTATTGACTTCTATACTATATTGCATTATTTTTATCTCCTTGTTGTTTTTGTAACGGCAAATAATAAGGGCTCTCTTCTAATATTGACATGATACGCTCACTCGTAGCTTCGATCTTTTTCTCGTAATACGAATCCACATCGATAAAATCAACGATCTTGTTTATCGTGTAAATTTCATCAACCATATCATTTAAATTTGTAAAGACATCAGTAGCAATCACTGGCGTTGCGTATGAGATGGATTTTACCTTCACATCAAGCAACGTCTTTATGCAAATGAGTGCCGTCATACCAGTCTCGCACCCCTCATCGATTAGTAAAATATTTTTATCTTTTAGCTCTCCTATCAAATTTCCTTTTCGGTATTTATAAACGTTTTTTAAAATTTTCTCTTCATATTTTCTATGTGCTTCGCCGTAAATATAGTCATAGCTTATATTAAAAGCTTTTATAAGTTTATCATTTAATACTATATCTTCTGTCTCGCTAACTATTGCAACGTCGCATTCGCTATTATTTGGCGCAGGTATTGGCTCGCTAAAGAGCATCTCGTAGCTTAAATTTAAACTTCTACAAACCGCATCTGTGAGTATAACTGACTCAAGCGACATACAAACAACTATCGTCTTTTTATCTACGAGCTCTTTTTTTGGCAAAATTTCAATTAGCTTGCTAGCTGCTTCTAATTGATCCTTAAATTTAGCCGTTATCATTTAGTTGGCACTCGATTTTGTGCTGCTTTGCGAAAAGTCATAGTGCAAACCGCCCATTGGATAGAAATTTATCGTGAAATAAATACCATTTTTTCTAGTTGATGCTGAGCCATTTATTGTTGTTGTTGGCTCGACATCTTGTTGATAAATTATCCCGTAATTCCAGCATTTTCTTTGATGAAGTACGCCAACTCTCCAGCTTTTTGTGTAGCTTCGCTCAATATCATATTGCCAGCCGCCAATAAGGCTGTATTGATGAGGTAATTTTACTCCAAGACCACTTGTAAAATAGCTATCTTTTGTCGCACTATTTTTTATTTTGCTATCATTTTTCTTCATGGTGTGAAGCATATTTAGCCAGAATAGATCATTTGTGTATGAAAATCCACTTTGTACCTTTTTAAGCTCTTTGCTCTTGTGTGAATATTCAAGCTTATTATAAAGGCTTAAATTTTCAAATGGATATAGATAGATAGCATTTTTTAAATTCGAATATTCATCTTCTTTTGTGTAATATCCTTGAGAAATACTATGTTTTATAATCTTTCTACCATTAGAGTTAAAGAAATACTGAGTCAGATAACCAGAAATTTCTTCCTTACTCTGCTCTTGAGTCAAGAAATTTTCATACTCATTTAGATTTTTATCATAGATAAACTCATCATCTAAATTTCCTTTTCTATAGCCTGGCAGCAGGTATTCGGCCCCGAAATTTAGAGTGTGATAAAAGCTTTCATACACTTTTGCAAGGTCAGTGTGAAGGGTAAATTTGTGGTAATTATTTACAAAATTTGTATGTTTATCTTCTCTTTTATCATCAAATGAATTTATCTTATTCTCGTAATTTATTCTTGAAGCGTATAGATACTCATAAAATGAAAATGTTAAGCTATCATCAAGCAGTGGCACATGCACTGAAGCTGGAAGTGTAAATTCATACTGAGTCGCTCTAACGCCTATCTTTCTATCATATCTATGTGACTGAAGATCGAGTGAATATAAGATATTTGGCAAGACAATATCATCTGTAAATTTATGATACTGAAGCGATGGAAGCTCTTGAAGCGTGTCTTTGTTCTCATTTTTTGAGCCAATCTTTTCAGTGTCTATGTAGTATTTTGCATAAGCACCAAAATAATGATCGTCATTTGCGATGAAGTAGTTAAATTTAGAAGTTACAAGCGAATCATAATCATCATCCCTGCCCTTTAAATTTAAATAATCTATATCATTTAGCTTCGTTGCGTCTATCCAAATTCCCTCTTGTAAATCCGCTTCACTAAGGTATCTTATAAGCTTATCTCTTTCGTATTTTAGTCCAATGCCTTTATGTGTTTTATTTTTTAGTTCAGCCTTATTTGAAATCTTACTTCTTTGTCTATCTTGATAGCTTTTTTTATCGTCAAACATACCAAAGCTGATTTCGCCACTTGAATCAGGCGACTCAGTAAATCTAAACGCACCATAAATTCCAGCACCTCTGTTTGTTCTTATCTGCGGATCAAGCTCGAAGTCCCATTCATTATAAGGTGCAAAATAAATCGGCTGCTTGTAATAAAAACCTTCAGATTTTCCGTATCCAAGCTCAGGCGGCAAAAGACCTGTTCTTCTTGTGGTATCTGTTGAAAAACCAAAATATGGCAAATAAAAAACTGGCACATTAGCTATACGAAAGACTGGGTTAAAAAGGTGTAAAAATTTGCTTTGTTTATTTAGCATAGCTGAGCTTGAAGTGATACTCCAGTCAGGATCTTGGACATTACAGCTTGAAACCATCGCTTTTTTTACTCTATAGTACTCACTATCAGAGTTGCTCTCATCGCTTCTCATCCATACTTCCATGTCTTTATTCATCATAAAAAGCGATTCAAAAGCAGTATCATTATTTTTTAAATTTAGCTTTGCATAGTTTGAGCGAGAGACTTCACTCTTGCCCTTCATCATGTTGACGTTACCAAATAGCTCGATAACCGAATTATTTTGATCATAAACTGCACAATCAGCTGTCACAAGATAATCTTGTGAATATACAACAACATTTTTATTGGCCGTTACGATGCCTTTATCTTGCTTTACATCATCGGCTAAAAGCTGCACATCTTGCATATCTGCACTTAAGCTTAAAACAAAAATTGGAATTAAAAATAAAATTTTACGCATTTACCACCACTGTTCTTGCTATTTTGTCTTGCCAAGTTTGCCTAGCTGGATTTGCAAATGCCCATGCAAAACCAAGATAAAAACAAGCTTCACTAACCAACCTAAAAATCGCTCTTACTAAGCTTGAAATAAAATTTGGTCTATCTAAAATTTCTACATTAATGCACATCGTCTTTGTTAGCATTTGCCCAAGACTCGCGCCATAATACCAAACAAAAAATGTATGATAAATAATCTTTAGTGCGACTATTTGCCAAAAGAAATTTAAAGTCAAATTTCTGGCTTCATCATAGCTCATAACCGACAAAAAGGTATCCCAGTAAATGATCAAAAACAAAAAAGAAACGATACATTCATCAATTGAGTAGGCTAGCACTCTTTTTGAAAATGGCGCTAGCGAAATTTCTTCTTTTTCAAGTTTTTCAACTAACTGCATACTCATTTTAATGCCTGCCAGGCAATATCTTTTCTATAGTGCGCTCCGTCAAATTTTACATTTTCGCAAAGCTCATAAGCTCTATCACGTGCCTCTTTTATGCTCTTGGCAGTGGCCACACAGACTAATACCCTGCCACCATCTGCATAAATTTCTCCATCTTGCTCACTAACACCAGCATAAGCGATGTGAGCATCTTTTACATCATTTAAAACTGAAATTTTAGCTTTTGGACTGCTTTTATACGGATAGTCCTTACTAGACATCACAACGCCAACTGCAAATTCATCTTTTAAGCTAATAGGCTTTAGCTCGCCCTTTGCAGCATTTAGTAAAATTTCGCTTAAATTTCCGTCAATTAATGGCATCAATACCTCGCACTCAGGATCGCCAAATCTCACGTTAAACTCAAGTACATAAGGCTCATTTTTCACGATCATCAGTCCCACAAAAAGTACTCCACAAAACGGACTGCCCTCGTTTTTCATCCCTTTTAAAGTTGGCTTTACAATCTCTTCTTCGACCATTTTTATCAGCTCTTTTGAAGCAAGTGGACTTGGAGCATAAGCGCCCATACCGCCAGTATTTGGACCTTCGTCATTATCAAGCAAGCGTTTGTGGTCTTGTGCCACTGGCAAGCTTACAAAATTTTCGCCGTCACAAATAGCAAAAAAGCTCAGCTCAAAGCCATCTAAAAACTCTTCAACCACCACAAATTTACCAGCCTCGCCAAAGCTGGCTCCGCTTAACATGTCACTAACTGCCTCTTTGGCCTCATCTTTAGAGTTTGCGATTATTACGCCTTTTCCAGCACAAAGACCATCGGCCTTTACGACCATCGGAGCGCTTAAGGTATCAATAAATTTAAATGCTTTTTCTTTATCATCTGTATTTAAATATCTTGCAGTTTTTATATTATTTCTAGCTAAAAAGTCCTTCATATAGGCCTTGCTGGCTTCAAGTCTAGCAGCTGCTTTGCTTGGTCCAAATATAAGCAAGCCCTCTTTTTTAAAGATATCCACCACGCCTTCGCTAAGAGGCGCTTCAGGTCCCACGATAGTTAGCTCGATACTATTTTTTTTGGCAAAATTTGCTAGCTCATGAAAGTCTTTTATGTTTAAATTCTCACCAAGGCGTGAGGTCGCACCATTTCCGGGCGCAAAGTATAAATTTATATTTTTTTCGCTTTTTAGTTTTAGAGCAATGGCGTATTCGCGGCCGCCACTTCCTATTATGAGAATGTTCATATTATCTCCGTAAATTTAAAAAACCCGAGTGGGCGTCGCATAGAAGAGTGGCCCATAAACAAAGCCAATCTTGCAAATAGATGGATACCAAACGGTTGCAACTTCTCGCCTTTTCAGACTCAAACGAAGCCACATCACAAGGCACCCATACCTTTTCGCTAACAAAAAAGTGTTGGACCCCGTAAAATGCTGACTCGCTTCACTCAGGCAATAAAATTATATAAATTTTTTGCTTAAAGTAATGTTTTGGCAAGCGCGATACAGGCGTTTATATCTTGACTTTGGCTCACTATTGGCTCGGTAAATTTTAGCTCTCTTGCAGT
This window harbors:
- a CDS encoding polyribonucleotide nucleotidyltransferase → MQYSIEVNNQVEIFDLNKVAKQASGAVLLRVKNTVVLATVAREDTQVEEDFLPLTVQYIEKAYAAGKIPGGYVKRETKPGDFETLTARIIDRSLRPLFPKGYAYPTQIVVMVLSADPEVDLQVVSLNAASVALYLSDIPVNRPVCGVRVGYIDEKFVINPSNSELKQSAIDLYVAGTKDELLMIEMRSLPQQTTQLIPMVAIEPMIDPSLSDSMAQKQLMNEFSEDMMVEAIDFAGKAILRASSAYEEAFKEHKKEDAALELKPEIENENIAIYIDKFYKAEVKNAINQMAKSERASELSKIAKQISSDEVAQKEGWDEAVITNVLGKYKKKIVREQIINEGVRADGRGLEEVRPISIETNVLPNAHGSCLFTRGQTQALVVTTLGTDSDAQMYDILTEKVPFVEKFMFNYNFPGFSVGEASPLKAPGRRELGHGNLAKRALAPSIDLASPYTIRVVSEILESNGSSSMASVCGGSLALRAAGVNTLKLVAGVAMGLIFEGDKHAVLTDIMGLEDHDGDMDFKVAGTSDGITALQMDIKLGGISLEVLKEALYQAKRGREHILSLMTEADKNIEINEDVLPKLELFSVDPSKIVDIIGQAGKTIKEIIEKFEVSIDLDREKGEVKIAGGAKKNVDAAKDYIISITSKDNGRSFGKKPFKHDKERSKPNFNIGDEFLGTVKSVVDFGVFIELKDGIDGLLHISKIKTPLNVGDQVKVCVSEQKGNKISLSLVE
- a CDS encoding LPS-assembly protein LptD, producing MRKILFLIPIFVLSLSADMQDVQLLADDVKQDKGIVTANKNVVVYSQDYLVTADCAVYDQNNSVIELFGNVNMMKGKSEVSRSNYAKLNLKNNDTAFESLFMMNKDMEVWMRSDESNSDSEYYRVKKAMVSSCNVQDPDWSITSSSAMLNKQSKFLHLFNPVFRIANVPVFYLPYFGFSTDTTRRTGLLPPELGYGKSEGFYYKQPIYFAPYNEWDFELDPQIRTNRGAGIYGAFRFTESPDSSGEISFGMFDDKKSYQDRQRSKISNKAELKNKTHKGIGLKYERDKLIRYLSEADLQEGIWIDATKLNDIDYLNLKGRDDDYDSLVTSKFNYFIANDDHYFGAYAKYYIDTEKIGSKNENKDTLQELPSLQYHKFTDDIVLPNILYSLDLQSHRYDRKIGVRATQYEFTLPASVHVPLLDDSLTFSFYEYLYASRINYENKINSFDDKREDKHTNFVNNYHKFTLHTDLAKVYESFYHTLNFGAEYLLPGYRKGNLDDEFIYDKNLNEYENFLTQEQSKEEISGYLTQYFFNSNGRKIIKHSISQGYYTKEDEYSNLKNAIYLYPFENLSLYNKLEYSHKSKELKKVQSGFSYTNDLFWLNMLHTMKKNDSKIKNSATKDSYFTSGLGVKLPHQYSLIGGWQYDIERSYTKSWRVGVLHQRKCWNYGIIYQQDVEPTTTINGSASTRKNGIYFTINFYPMGGLHYDFSQSSTKSSAN
- a CDS encoding RDD family protein codes for the protein MSMQLVEKLEKEEISLAPFSKRVLAYSIDECIVSFLFLIIYWDTFLSVMSYDEARNLTLNFFWQIVALKIIYHTFFVWYYGASLGQMLTKTMCINVEILDRPNFISSLVRAIFRLVSEACFYLGFAWAFANPARQTWQDKIARTVVVNA
- the purD gene encoding phosphoribosylamine--glycine ligase, yielding MNILIIGSGGREYAIALKLKSEKNINLYFAPGNGATSRLGENLNIKDFHELANFAKKNSIELTIVGPEAPLSEGVVDIFKKEGLLIFGPSKAAARLEASKAYMKDFLARNNIKTARYLNTDDKEKAFKFIDTLSAPMVVKADGLCAGKGVIIANSKDEAKEAVSDMLSGASFGEAGKFVVVEEFLDGFELSFFAICDGENFVSLPVAQDHKRLLDNDEGPNTGGMGAYAPSPLASKELIKMVEEEIVKPTLKGMKNEGSPFCGVLFVGLMIVKNEPYVLEFNVRFGDPECEVLMPLIDGNLSEILLNAAKGELKPISLKDEFAVGVVMSSKDYPYKSSPKAKISVLNDVKDAHIAYAGVSEQDGEIYADGGRVLVCVATAKSIKEARDRAYELCENVKFDGAHYRKDIAWQALK